A region of Ochotona princeps isolate mOchPri1 chromosome 2, mOchPri1.hap1, whole genome shotgun sequence DNA encodes the following proteins:
- the CASP9 gene encoding caspase-9 isoform X2 — protein sequence MDEADRQLLRRSRLRLVSELQVAELWDALVSRELFTPDMVEDIQHAGSGTRRDQARQLVIDLESRGRQALPVFISCLEDTGQDALASFLRTGRRERAPEAIRVLPSVPLELGPLVLKPEQPTMAKRDLSGAVVAPPENLSPVVLGPKELCSAKLRLEVLRPVDSASGGFGVQGRARGDTDLAYVLNADPCGHCLIINNVNFSSDSGLSTRTGSNIDCEKLQRRFCSLHFAVEVKSDLTAKEMVLALEELAQRDHSTLDCCVVVILSHGCQASHLQFPGAVYGTDGWPVFIEKVVNIFNGTGCPSLGGKPKLFFIQACGGEQKDRGVEVASTYPEDSAARHSPEPDATPFQGGPRTAGDQPDAVSSLPTPSDILVSYSTFPGFVSWRDTQSGSWYVETLDCILGQWAHTEDLQSLLLRVANAVSERGIYKQIPGCFNFLRKKLFFKT from the exons CATGCAGGCTCCGGGACGCGCCGGGACCAGGCCCGGCAGCTGGTCATAGACCTGGAGAGCCGAGGGAGGCAGGCCCTTCCTGTGTTCATCTCCTGCCTGGAGGACACAGGGCAGGACGCACTGGCTTCGTTCCTGAGAACTGGCAGGCGGGAGCGGGCTCCCGAGGCCATCAGAGTCCTACCCTCGGTGCCCTTGGAGCTCGGGCCCCTGGTCCTCAAACCAGAGCAGCCGACGATGGCCAAGCGGGATCTCTCGGGGGCGGTGGTGGCCCCCCCGGAAAACCTCTCCCCggtggtgctggggcccaaggagctGTGTTCAGCTAAACTCAGGCTGGAGGTTCTCAGACCAGTGGACTCTGCTTCTGGAGGATTCG GTGTTCAGGGGCGAGCGAGAGGAGACACAGATTTG GCGTACGTCCTGAACGCAGACCCCTGTGGCCACTGCCTCATTATCAACAATGTGAACTTCAGCAGCGACTCGGGGCTCAGCACCCGCACCGGCTCCAATATCGACTGCGAGAAGTTGCAGCGCCGCTTCTGCTCGCTGCATTTTGCAGTGGAGGTGAAGTCTGACCTGACCGCCAAG GAGatggtcctggctttggaggaGCTGGCGCAGCGGGACCACAGCACCCTGGACTGCTGTGTGGTAGTCATCCTGTCACACGGCTGCCAG GCCAGCCATCTGCAGTTCCCAGGGGCCGTCTACGGTACAGACGGATGGCCCGTGTTCATCGAGAAAGTGGTGAACATCTTCAACGGGACTGGCTGCCCCAGCCTGGGTGGGAAGCCCAAGCTGTTCTTCATCCAGGCCTGTGGCGGGG AGCAGAAGGACCGTGGGGTTGAGGTGGCCTCCACTTACCCTGAAGATAGCGCCGCTAGACACAGCCCAGAGCCAGATGCCACCCCGTTCCAAGGAGGCCCGAGGACTGCTGGTGACCAGCCAGACGCTGTGTCTAGTTTGCCCACGCCCAGTGACATCCTGGTGTCCTACTCCACCTTCCCAG GTTTCGTCTCCTGGAGGGACACCCAGAGTGGCTCCTGGTATGTGGAGACCCTGGACTGCATCCTGGGGCAGTGGGCGCACACCGAGGACCTGCAGTCGCTCCTGCTCCGG GTCGCAAATGCGGTTTCTGAGCGAGGGATTTACAAACAGATCCCTGGATGTTTTAATTTCCTCCGGaagaaacttttctttaaaacttaG
- the CASP9 gene encoding caspase-9 isoform X1: MDEADRQLLRRSRLRLVSELQVAELWDALVSRELFTPDMVEDIQHAGSGTRRDQARQLVIDLESRGRQALPVFISCLEDTGQDALASFLRTGRRERAPEAIRVLPSVPLELGPLVLKPEQPTMAKRDLSGAVVAPPENLSPVVLGPKELCSAKLRLEVLRPVDSASGGFGVQGRARGDTDLAYVLNADPCGHCLIINNVNFSSDSGLSTRTGSNIDCEKLQRRFCSLHFAVEVKSDLTAKEMVLALEELAQRDHSTLDCCVVVILSHGCQASHLQFPGAVYGTDGWPVFIEKVVNIFNGTGCPSLGGKPKLFFIQACGGAEQKDRGVEVASTYPEDSAARHSPEPDATPFQGGPRTAGDQPDAVSSLPTPSDILVSYSTFPGFVSWRDTQSGSWYVETLDCILGQWAHTEDLQSLLLRVANAVSERGIYKQIPGCFNFLRKKLFFKT; the protein is encoded by the exons CATGCAGGCTCCGGGACGCGCCGGGACCAGGCCCGGCAGCTGGTCATAGACCTGGAGAGCCGAGGGAGGCAGGCCCTTCCTGTGTTCATCTCCTGCCTGGAGGACACAGGGCAGGACGCACTGGCTTCGTTCCTGAGAACTGGCAGGCGGGAGCGGGCTCCCGAGGCCATCAGAGTCCTACCCTCGGTGCCCTTGGAGCTCGGGCCCCTGGTCCTCAAACCAGAGCAGCCGACGATGGCCAAGCGGGATCTCTCGGGGGCGGTGGTGGCCCCCCCGGAAAACCTCTCCCCggtggtgctggggcccaaggagctGTGTTCAGCTAAACTCAGGCTGGAGGTTCTCAGACCAGTGGACTCTGCTTCTGGAGGATTCG GTGTTCAGGGGCGAGCGAGAGGAGACACAGATTTG GCGTACGTCCTGAACGCAGACCCCTGTGGCCACTGCCTCATTATCAACAATGTGAACTTCAGCAGCGACTCGGGGCTCAGCACCCGCACCGGCTCCAATATCGACTGCGAGAAGTTGCAGCGCCGCTTCTGCTCGCTGCATTTTGCAGTGGAGGTGAAGTCTGACCTGACCGCCAAG GAGatggtcctggctttggaggaGCTGGCGCAGCGGGACCACAGCACCCTGGACTGCTGTGTGGTAGTCATCCTGTCACACGGCTGCCAG GCCAGCCATCTGCAGTTCCCAGGGGCCGTCTACGGTACAGACGGATGGCCCGTGTTCATCGAGAAAGTGGTGAACATCTTCAACGGGACTGGCTGCCCCAGCCTGGGTGGGAAGCCCAAGCTGTTCTTCATCCAGGCCTGTGGCGGGG CAGAGCAGAAGGACCGTGGGGTTGAGGTGGCCTCCACTTACCCTGAAGATAGCGCCGCTAGACACAGCCCAGAGCCAGATGCCACCCCGTTCCAAGGAGGCCCGAGGACTGCTGGTGACCAGCCAGACGCTGTGTCTAGTTTGCCCACGCCCAGTGACATCCTGGTGTCCTACTCCACCTTCCCAG GTTTCGTCTCCTGGAGGGACACCCAGAGTGGCTCCTGGTATGTGGAGACCCTGGACTGCATCCTGGGGCAGTGGGCGCACACCGAGGACCTGCAGTCGCTCCTGCTCCGG GTCGCAAATGCGGTTTCTGAGCGAGGGATTTACAAACAGATCCCTGGATGTTTTAATTTCCTCCGGaagaaacttttctttaaaacttaG